The following are encoded in a window of Gramella sp. MT6 genomic DNA:
- a CDS encoding C45 family autoproteolytic acyltransferase/hydolase, protein MKSRILLILLVFINLTACGVKKSMQQRPDVSGIEKIDTTRIKHSDSFYSLGENQLYQNKQGIWELYLEGDALERGVANGNLTRELIHHQEIAFMNKLQEMVPSESYRGFLKSVVSWFNRKMYLHVPEEYQQEIYGVSRYGLKRYDDFAPGYVRMLYFHGAHDIGHALQDLMLVGCTSFAAWDSKTEDGQLILGRNFDFYAGDEFGDQKIAAFINPDSGHKFMMYTWGGFIGAVSGMNEKGISVTINAGKSKMPLVAKTPISLLAREILQYASNTSEAIEIARKREVFVSESIMVGSGDERKAILIEVSPGNFGVYEVENSDKLICSNHFQSEPYLDDNRNLKTIEESHSKYRYDRMQELISETDKIDPEKAVAVLRNINGLDDKEIGYGNEKAINQLLAHHGIVFKPEERKVWVSSNPYQMGEFVAYDLDEVFSKFENGLVNGSVADIENNIPESNFMHTEAFRDYEEFRKLEIQVKQDLAENKPVSLRDAERLVRLNPNFWEAWYLAGQVYYQKENYKQAVIHFKQAKKREVTTLPDAEMVEKMIRKSYRKL, encoded by the coding sequence ATGAAATCGAGAATATTGCTGATATTACTGGTTTTTATAAATCTTACTGCTTGTGGAGTTAAAAAATCTATGCAGCAAAGGCCCGATGTTTCCGGTATTGAAAAAATAGATACTACAAGAATCAAACACAGCGATAGTTTCTACAGTCTTGGTGAAAATCAGCTTTACCAAAATAAACAGGGGATATGGGAACTTTACCTGGAAGGGGATGCCCTGGAAAGGGGAGTTGCGAACGGCAATCTCACCAGAGAGCTTATACATCACCAGGAAATAGCATTTATGAACAAGCTCCAGGAAATGGTGCCTTCAGAAAGTTACCGTGGTTTTTTAAAGAGTGTGGTCTCTTGGTTCAATAGAAAAATGTATTTACACGTCCCTGAGGAGTACCAACAGGAGATCTACGGCGTTTCCCGATACGGTTTGAAGCGTTATGATGATTTCGCGCCAGGTTACGTTAGAATGCTTTATTTTCATGGAGCTCACGATATCGGGCATGCTTTACAGGACTTGATGCTGGTTGGCTGTACTTCTTTTGCCGCATGGGATTCTAAAACTGAAGACGGACAATTAATACTTGGCCGAAATTTTGACTTTTATGCAGGGGATGAATTTGGTGATCAAAAAATTGCTGCATTTATAAATCCAGATTCAGGCCATAAATTTATGATGTATACCTGGGGAGGATTTATTGGTGCGGTGAGCGGAATGAATGAAAAAGGAATTTCCGTTACTATAAATGCCGGAAAATCTAAAATGCCTTTGGTTGCTAAAACTCCGATTAGTCTTTTAGCACGAGAAATTTTGCAATACGCTTCAAATACTTCTGAGGCGATTGAGATCGCAAGGAAAAGAGAGGTCTTCGTGTCTGAGTCTATTATGGTGGGCAGTGGAGATGAGCGTAAAGCGATCTTAATAGAGGTTTCTCCCGGCAATTTTGGAGTTTACGAGGTTGAAAATTCAGATAAACTAATTTGCAGCAATCACTTTCAAAGTGAGCCCTATCTGGATGATAACAGGAACCTAAAAACCATTGAAGAAAGTCATTCTAAATACAGGTATGACCGAATGCAGGAACTCATTTCTGAAACCGATAAAATTGATCCTGAAAAAGCGGTTGCAGTTTTAAGAAATATAAATGGGCTCGATGATAAGGAGATTGGTTACGGCAATGAAAAAGCTATCAACCAATTATTGGCTCATCACGGGATTGTTTTTAAACCTGAAGAGAGAAAGGTCTGGGTTTCTTCTAATCCGTACCAGATGGGTGAATTCGTCGCTTATGATCTCGATGAAGTTTTTTCAAAATTTGAGAATGGATTGGTCAACGGTTCGGTGGCAGATATTGAAAATAATATTCCTGAAAGTAATTTTATGCATACTGAAGCCTTCCGCGATTATGAAGAATTCCGAAAACTGGAAATTCAGGTAAAGCAGGATCTAGCTGAAAATAAACCAGTTTCATTGAGGGATGCAGAAAGACTTGTAAGACTGAATCCGAATTTCTGGGAAGCATGGTATTTAGCGGGGCAGGTCTATTATCAGAAAGAAAATTATAAGCAGGCGGTTATTCATTTCAAACAGGCCAAAAAGAGGGAAGTAACAACTCTTCCAGATGCAGAAATGGTTGAAAAAATGATCAGAAAAAGCTATCGAAAACTATAG